In Acholeplasma equirhinis, the following proteins share a genomic window:
- a CDS encoding prepilin peptidase: protein MDYDTMGVLIFILGILIGSFLNAFIYRIPRGIKISTGRSQCTHCHKELKWYELVPVFSYIFLRGKCSGCGEKISILYPITELLTGVLYLFTHLIFGFQIEFFIYVLTITVMIPIIRIDYEHKYIPDRLNLSILVLGLIYTIHQAFTDLNILWINGLGFLIGALIIFIVRWIGQQIYKREAMGFGDLKLLAALGMLIGWQGVIFTFLIGCIIASIIEVTLIAVKVKQRDSEIAFGPYLVYAAIIYMFFGETLINFYMDLLGGVLYAVLHL from the coding sequence ATGGATTATGACACCATGGGAGTTTTAATATTTATCCTTGGCATCTTAATTGGCAGTTTCCTAAATGCATTTATCTACCGTATACCTAGAGGTATTAAAATTTCAACAGGTAGATCTCAATGTACACATTGCCATAAAGAACTTAAATGGTATGAACTCGTACCAGTTTTTAGTTATATATTTTTAAGAGGTAAATGTTCTGGTTGTGGTGAAAAGATTTCAATTCTTTATCCGATAACAGAACTTTTGACTGGAGTGTTATATTTATTTACTCATTTAATATTTGGATTCCAAATAGAATTCTTTATTTATGTTTTAACAATTACTGTAATGATTCCAATTATAAGAATTGATTATGAACATAAATATATTCCAGATAGATTAAATCTTTCCATTTTAGTATTAGGTCTAATATATACAATTCATCAAGCATTTACAGATTTAAACATTCTATGGATAAATGGACTAGGGTTTTTAATTGGTGCTTTAATCATATTTATAGTGAGATGGATTGGACAACAGATTTATAAAAGAGAAGCGATGGGTTTTGGTGATTTAAAACTCTTAGCTGCACTTGGAATGCTCATTGGTTGGCAAGGTGTTATCTTTACATTCTTAATTGGATGCATTATTGCATCAATTATAGAAGTAACTTTAATTGCAGTTAAAGTAAAACAAAGAGATAGTGAAATTGCATTTGGTCCATATTTAGTATATGCTGCAATCATTTATATGTTCTTTGGTGAAACACTTATTAATTTCTATATGGATTTATTAGGAGGTGTGCTCTATGCCGTATTACACTTATAA
- a CDS encoding type II secretion system protein, which translates to MTKRGFTILEVVVSVAIISTIFLSILILLSLVSNYQLKKEDAWKTHRLIENIHALYLADPTYFDIGENTIYFNENFILVVDEKDAYFTVTYTLEFLNDIYELEIHDLHTKVYTYKSIINLGKWVVS; encoded by the coding sequence ATGACTAAAAGAGGTTTTACTATACTCGAAGTTGTGGTTTCAGTAGCTATTATCTCAACAATCTTTTTGAGTATTTTAATTCTGCTGTCTTTAGTCAGCAATTATCAGTTAAAAAAAGAAGATGCTTGGAAAACTCATCGTCTAATTGAAAATATACATGCGTTATATTTAGCTGATCCAACTTATTTTGATATTGGTGAAAACACAATTTACTTTAACGAAAATTTTATTCTAGTTGTAGATGAAAAAGATGCATATTTTACAGTAACTTATACATTAGAGTTTTTAAATGACATTTATGAATTGGAAATTCATGATCTTCATACGAAAGTATATACATATAAATCAATAATTAACCTTGGAAAGTGGGTGGTATCATGA
- a CDS encoding type II secretion system F family protein yields MPYYTYKAQDLSGKQFKGETDAFDENDLKVKLKKQNLHLVDFKLKVNKGPNMFLQVSSTPSKNEVVLFIRQLSIMVSAGISVEDAVKTINNQTKSGALKNILIKVEEELYKGSLFSEALAKFPKVFPAYFRNMIYIGEVSGQLPKVLIKAADFYERDAKLKRKASTAIVYPAFLFVAIIAVFIFLITFIVPSFETTLTQMNAELPAITRFVLDLSHFLTRNWVYLLGGFIILIALIFIWFKTKSGKYVKDWLKLNIPVIKKVNFYLITTRFSKGLSVLVSSGLNVMDSIGIIGKLMDNVVFEAKFQYVIDEIKRGKKIHRSIEHISFFPPMLIEMINVGESTGNLDEVLDITSLYYDEVLETTISKATQLLEPTMVVFAGGLVGFVILSIFLPMISMMSSI; encoded by the coding sequence ATGCCGTATTACACTTATAAAGCACAGGATCTCTCAGGTAAGCAATTTAAAGGTGAAACGGATGCTTTCGATGAGAATGACTTAAAGGTTAAACTCAAGAAACAAAATCTACATTTAGTTGACTTTAAATTGAAAGTGAATAAAGGACCAAATATGTTCTTACAAGTGAGTTCAACTCCTTCTAAAAATGAAGTTGTTTTATTCATTCGTCAATTATCTATTATGGTTTCTGCAGGTATTTCTGTTGAAGATGCAGTTAAGACAATTAACAATCAAACAAAATCTGGTGCATTAAAAAACATTTTAATTAAAGTTGAAGAAGAACTATATAAAGGCTCACTGTTTAGTGAAGCACTTGCTAAGTTTCCAAAAGTTTTCCCAGCCTACTTTAGAAATATGATTTATATTGGTGAGGTTTCAGGTCAATTACCTAAAGTATTAATTAAAGCAGCTGACTTTTATGAAAGAGATGCTAAGTTAAAAAGAAAAGCATCCACTGCAATTGTCTATCCAGCTTTCTTATTTGTTGCCATAATTGCAGTATTTATATTCTTAATTACATTTATCGTTCCATCATTTGAAACAACACTTACGCAAATGAATGCGGAACTCCCTGCAATCACACGATTTGTTCTGGACTTATCTCATTTCTTAACAAGAAACTGGGTTTATTTATTAGGTGGATTTATTATCCTAATAGCATTGATCTTCATATGGTTTAAAACTAAATCTGGTAAATACGTCAAAGACTGGCTAAAGTTAAATATACCAGTTATAAAGAAGGTAAATTTCTATTTAATAACAACTCGTTTTTCTAAGGGTTTATCTGTGTTAGTTTCCAGTGGATTAAACGTCATGGATTCAATTGGTATTATTGGTAAATTAATGGATAATGTTGTCTTTGAAGCCAAATTCCAATATGTTATTGATGAAATTAAACGTGGTAAAAAGATTCACCGTTCAATTGAACATATATCATTTTTCCCACCAATGTTAATTGAAATGATTAACGTTGGTGAATCAACAGGTAACTTAGATGAAGTTCTAGATATTACATCTCTTTATTATGATGAAGTACTAGAAACAACAATCAGTAAGGCAACTCAACTGTTAGAACCAACGATGGTTGTATTTGCTGGTGGTTTAGTTGGATTTGTTATTCTATCGATCTTCTTACCAATGATTTCAATGATGAGTAGTATTTAA
- a CDS encoding cation:proton antiporter, which yields MNIYELLGVESSVAITIISIGLMLFLGFLMTRVTKKLRLPNVTAYIVTGILIGPYVLNLIPREVVTGMDFLADIALAFIAFSTGEFFKFAVLKKNGMKVVIITLFESLLASILIFVVTFFFLKMNLAFSIVLAALAAATAPASTVMTIRQTGAKGDFVDTLIQVVALDDVVGLVAYSIAISIAVASQSGGAISIVEIGLPILQNLAMVVVGGLFGYILKFLLTSKRSKDNKLIITLAFIFLFCGIAAIFDISPLLGCMAMGTVYINVTDDDKLFKTMNYFAPPILLLFFVRSGVNFNLSALVNTSTFAGTVPLIVIGIVYFIVRIIGKYFGAYTGAAIAGKSKEVKNYLGLGLIPQAGVAIGLAALGARVLGGEQGQALETIILASSVLYELIGPACAKLSLYLSRSYHREERLKEQVASAPLTNPLGETKQNELAFTEAAIEHQEVAPVKLDNDSKIPLEEVEVKS from the coding sequence ATGAACATCTACGAATTACTAGGCGTTGAATCTTCAGTCGCCATTACAATTATATCTATCGGTCTTATGTTATTCTTAGGTTTCTTAATGACTAGAGTCACTAAGAAACTTAGACTTCCAAATGTCACTGCATATATCGTCACTGGGATTTTAATTGGACCTTATGTCTTAAACCTGATTCCAAGAGAAGTTGTTACTGGAATGGACTTCCTTGCAGATATTGCGCTTGCATTCATTGCATTCTCAACGGGTGAATTCTTCAAATTCGCAGTCTTGAAAAAGAATGGAATGAAAGTTGTGATTATTACTTTATTTGAGTCATTACTCGCAAGTATCTTAATCTTTGTTGTAACATTCTTTTTCTTAAAAATGAATTTAGCATTCTCAATCGTACTTGCAGCACTTGCAGCTGCAACAGCACCTGCATCAACAGTTATGACAATTCGTCAAACTGGTGCTAAAGGAGACTTCGTTGATACTTTAATTCAAGTTGTTGCACTGGATGATGTTGTTGGACTTGTTGCGTATTCAATTGCAATCTCAATCGCAGTAGCAAGCCAAAGTGGAGGGGCTATCTCAATTGTTGAAATTGGGTTACCAATCCTACAAAATCTTGCAATGGTCGTTGTTGGTGGATTATTTGGATATATCCTCAAATTCTTATTAACATCAAAAAGAAGTAAAGATAATAAATTAATTATTACACTTGCATTTATCTTCCTATTCTGTGGTATTGCAGCAATCTTTGATATTTCACCACTTTTAGGTTGTATGGCAATGGGTACTGTATATATTAATGTTACAGATGATGATAAACTCTTTAAAACAATGAATTACTTTGCACCACCAATTCTCTTACTATTCTTTGTAAGATCTGGTGTAAACTTTAATTTAAGTGCTTTAGTAAATACATCAACATTTGCAGGTACTGTTCCATTAATTGTTATTGGTATTGTATACTTTATTGTTAGAATTATAGGTAAATACTTTGGAGCTTATACTGGAGCTGCAATTGCTGGTAAGTCTAAAGAAGTTAAAAACTATTTAGGCTTAGGATTAATTCCACAAGCAGGGGTAGCAATTGGGCTTGCTGCACTTGGTGCACGTGTCCTTGGAGGAGAACAAGGTCAAGCACTTGAAACAATCATTCTTGCATCTTCAGTTCTTTATGAACTCATTGGACCAGCTTGTGCTAAGTTATCACTTTATCTATCTCGTTCATATCATAGAGAAGAAAGACTTAAAGAACAAGTTGCATCAGCACCACTAACTAATCCACTTGGTGAAACTAAACAAAATGAATTAGCATTCACTGAAGCTGCAATTGAGCACCAAGAAGTAGCACCAGTTAAACTTGATAATGATTCAAAAATACCACTT
- a CDS encoding LysR family transcriptional regulator, which yields MDIKLKTLIAVCEEGSFTKASDILALTQPAVSQQIKSLEQDFRITIFDKRKKKLELTPEGELLLRYAKRIDQLTLNLQSTFDGMKKNVNFQQTLTVGVTHTLESNIIAKAIAQYTAENNAFHVRLISDSVKNLYQKMKTYEVDLIIITGNINDKNFDFITLDNDSLAVAVANDNPLSKEESVSLQKLSKEKLILRSKTSDTRLLFESHLKTKFMEISDFNVILELDNVEVIKDLVRDNFGTSILARKSCIREIKKNRFKLINIDGIDMTRQINIYFHKDFSYINELKRMITIYNQLITQ from the coding sequence ATGGATATTAAATTAAAAACTTTAATTGCTGTATGTGAAGAGGGTAGTTTTACAAAAGCCTCAGATATTTTAGCTTTAACCCAACCTGCCGTTAGCCAACAAATTAAATCGCTCGAACAAGACTTTAGAATTACAATTTTTGATAAAAGAAAAAAGAAGTTGGAGTTAACACCAGAAGGTGAACTCCTACTTCGTTATGCTAAAAGAATTGATCAATTGACGTTAAATCTACAATCAACATTTGATGGGATGAAGAAGAATGTCAATTTCCAACAAACTTTAACCGTTGGTGTGACACACACATTAGAATCCAATATTATTGCGAAAGCTATTGCACAATATACAGCCGAAAATAATGCATTCCATGTCAGATTGATATCTGACTCAGTTAAAAACCTGTATCAAAAGATGAAAACTTATGAGGTCGATTTAATTATTATTACCGGTAATATTAACGATAAGAACTTTGATTTCATTACTTTAGATAATGATTCATTAGCTGTTGCTGTTGCTAATGATAATCCATTATCTAAAGAAGAAAGTGTATCACTTCAAAAACTATCCAAAGAAAAACTTATCTTAAGATCTAAGACATCTGATACAAGATTATTATTTGAATCTCATTTAAAAACTAAATTTATGGAAATCAGTGATTTCAACGTTATCCTGGAACTTGATAACGTTGAAGTTATTAAAGACTTAGTAAGAGATAATTTTGGCACTTCTATTCTTGCAAGAAAATCATGTATTCGTGAAATAAAGAAAAACAGATTTAAACTGATCAATATCGATGGAATAGATATGACAAGACAAATCAATATCTACTTCCACAAAGACTTCTCTTATATTAATGAATTAAAAAGAATGATTACAATCTATAATCAATTGATTACACAATAA
- a CDS encoding type II secretion system protein: MKKAFTLIELVVSIAVTSIVLLTVFSITTYTSSILLNHQIQEATFDELYLIDKYIENYIDQATSVEVIDESLVIDGTINISFDQANLKLIRNSIFILETKYIQNIEFSKDESLITVLLWISESDYMTLHYYKV, from the coding sequence ATGAAAAAAGCTTTTACTTTAATTGAACTTGTAGTTTCAATTGCTGTTACAAGTATTGTCTTGTTAACAGTTTTCAGCATAACAACATATACATCTTCAATTCTACTTAATCATCAAATTCAAGAAGCAACTTTTGATGAATTGTATTTAATTGATAAATACATTGAAAATTATATTGATCAAGCGACAAGTGTTGAAGTTATTGACGAATCACTTGTTATTGATGGTACAATCAACATTTCTTTTGATCAAGCTAATTTAAAATTGATCAGGAATTCAATATTTATTCTAGAAACGAAGTACATTCAAAATATTGAATTTAGTAAAGATGAATCACTTATTACAGTCTTACTATGGATAAGTGAATCAGATTACATGACATTGCATTACTATAAAGTTTAA
- a CDS encoding prepilin-type N-terminal cleavage/methylation domain-containing protein: MTKALKKGFTLVELIVVIAIIAILSTVSIVGYNVFVDNANRSKAEQELAQVESVLRASAISGLDAADAVDAELNVELKLVNNVLTLVFSSEVGDIAIEADQLATMNALLDLILAQVDLSNYALSIIPGLDVVYSYGDVLSLDSSIVVDFAA; the protein is encoded by the coding sequence ATGACAAAAGCACTAAAAAAAGGGTTCACTTTAGTAGAACTCATCGTAGTAATTGCAATCATTGCAATTCTATCAACAGTATCAATTGTTGGTTATAATGTCTTTGTAGACAATGCTAACAGATCAAAAGCTGAGCAAGAACTTGCACAAGTCGAATCAGTGTTAAGAGCATCAGCAATTTCTGGATTAGATGCAGCTGATGCAGTTGATGCTGAATTAAATGTTGAATTAAAATTAGTAAACAATGTTTTAACATTAGTATTCAGTAGTGAAGTCGGAGATATTGCTATTGAAGCTGACCAATTAGCAACAATGAATGCATTATTAGATTTAATTCTTGCACAAGTTGACTTATCAAATTATGCATTAAGTATTATTCCTGGTTTAGACGTAGTTTATTCATATGGGGATGTGCTTTCATTAGATTCTAGTATCGTCGTTGATTTTGCTGCATAA
- a CDS encoding GspE/PulE family protein, which yields MYINEVFYQFLIEKNPKADQVKLKNLLAEANAKVAYLYQYLINQKVYREDEMYELLSVFYQLPLSEVGSLSIEDAVISAAPLYFLKELNILPFKNKDGKLSTALSEPHNLVKTNQLKAYYNLPLEIVLVTPTNLTTLFEYIENKQRKKEVLGSEVSKEVKDDEIDEIILANSPAVKLADSLLREAVASNVSDIHIEPFEEYVTVRFRIDGHLVENTKLPKPIFQQLLARFKIIANLNIAERRIPQDGKLQLTINEKDFDFRISTIPTIHGEKIVIRVYNMEMNSLSLESLGFFKDQFESVKRMIEKPYGIVLVTGPTGSGKTTTLYSFLKELNREDVNITTVEDPVENQLKGINQIQINPKANLTFSSALRAILRQDPNIIMIGEIRDEETAQMAIRAAITGHLVFSTLHTNDAVGAITRLMDMGVPRYLLADAISGAIAQRLARKLCPHCKEKVKVTAGEAERLGVSKYTYIYKPIGCSECFNTGYRGRKAVFEVINFDNKLKKLIENQDVNTEDIRENVINSKVTFLKDNFKQLVIDGVTSIEEYDSLVNYD from the coding sequence ATGTATATAAATGAAGTATTTTATCAATTCTTAATCGAAAAGAATCCAAAAGCTGATCAAGTAAAACTTAAAAATTTACTAGCTGAAGCAAATGCTAAAGTTGCATACCTTTATCAATATCTCATAAACCAAAAGGTTTATAGAGAAGATGAAATGTATGAACTATTAAGTGTCTTTTATCAACTACCCTTAAGTGAGGTTGGCTCTTTATCTATTGAAGATGCAGTAATCTCTGCTGCACCACTTTATTTCTTAAAAGAATTAAATATTTTACCGTTTAAGAATAAAGACGGTAAATTATCAACTGCTCTTTCAGAACCGCATAATCTAGTAAAAACAAACCAATTAAAAGCTTATTACAATTTACCTCTAGAGATTGTACTAGTCACACCAACAAACTTAACAACACTCTTTGAGTACATTGAAAATAAACAACGTAAAAAAGAAGTGTTAGGTAGTGAAGTTTCAAAAGAAGTTAAGGATGATGAAATTGATGAAATCATTCTTGCAAACTCACCTGCGGTAAAACTTGCAGATTCTCTATTAAGAGAAGCTGTTGCATCTAATGTTTCAGATATCCATATTGAACCATTTGAAGAGTATGTCACTGTCAGATTTAGAATCGATGGTCACTTGGTTGAAAATACGAAACTACCTAAACCAATCTTTCAACAACTGCTTGCAAGATTTAAAATTATTGCAAACCTAAATATTGCAGAACGACGCATTCCACAAGATGGTAAACTTCAATTAACTATTAATGAGAAAGATTTTGATTTCCGTATTTCAACAATTCCAACCATTCATGGAGAAAAGATTGTTATCCGTGTTTATAACATGGAGATGAATAGTTTATCACTTGAATCCTTAGGCTTCTTTAAAGACCAATTTGAATCAGTTAAACGCATGATTGAAAAACCATACGGCATTGTTTTAGTTACAGGACCAACAGGTTCTGGTAAAACAACAACACTCTATTCATTCTTAAAAGAATTAAATAGAGAAGATGTCAACATTACAACAGTTGAAGATCCTGTTGAAAACCAATTAAAAGGCATTAACCAAATCCAAATTAATCCAAAGGCTAATTTAACGTTTTCTAGTGCCTTACGAGCGATATTACGTCAAGACCCTAACATTATCATGATCGGGGAGATTCGTGATGAAGAAACTGCACAAATGGCTATTCGTGCAGCAATCACAGGACACTTAGTCTTTTCAACACTACATACAAACGATGCAGTTGGTGCCATCACACGTTTAATGGATATGGGTGTTCCAAGATATTTACTAGCAGACGCAATCAGTGGAGCGATTGCTCAACGCCTTGCAAGAAAACTTTGTCCACATTGTAAAGAAAAGGTTAAGGTTACTGCAGGAGAAGCAGAACGTCTTGGCGTAAGTAAATATACTTATATTTATAAACCTATTGGATGTAGTGAATGTTTCAATACGGGTTATAGAGGTCGTAAAGCTGTCTTTGAAGTTATTAATTTTGATAACAAATTAAAGAAATTAATTGAAAACCAGGATGTTAATACAGAAGACATTAGAGAAAATGTTATTAACTCTAAAGTTACATTCTTAAAAGATAACTTTAAACAATTAGTTATTGATGGAGTAACAAGTATTGAAGAATATGATTCATTAGTAAATTATGATTAA